One Cucumis sativus cultivar 9930 chromosome 1, Cucumber_9930_V3, whole genome shotgun sequence DNA segment encodes these proteins:
- the LOC101208837 gene encoding cytochrome P450 71A1-like: MFILPYLNQSLTTSFSTFIFFVSLLLLLLIPKLISKPNQNLPPSPPKLPLIGNLHQLSRHPHLCFHRLYQKFGPIILLQLGQIPTLIISSPKIAKEAFKTHDLSFSSRPLLFSAQHVTYNCTDIAFSPYGSYWRQVRKICILQLLNAKRVQSFAFIRQQEVARLVNRISHSTDHVDLTSLLAIYANDVLCRMALGREFSTGGEYHLHGIQELLEEYQVLLGGFSFADLFPSLSFISTLTGTKSRLVKTFKAFDKLVDKVIAEHQSPDREKLGQSKDLVDVLLDIQKNGFEDKFFLTMDNVKGIILDMFVAGTDTTFIALDWGMTELITHPNAMKRAQSEIRRVVGDRRNVTDSDVLEMPYLKAVVKEVLRLHPPVPVSTPRETIEDVRIEGYDIPAKTRVFVNVWAIGRDPESWKDPETFEPERFLESEVDYKGLNFEFIPFGAGRRICPGITMGIATIELGLAQILHSFDWELPNGVEAKDLDMTEVFGITMHRKAHLEVVAKSYFASSLSK, encoded by the exons ATGTTCATCCTTCCATATCTCAACCAATCTCTCACTACTTCATTCTCCACATTCATCTTCTTCgtttctcttctccttctccttctcatTCCCAAACTCATATCAAAACCCAACCAAAATCTCCCACCATCCCCACCTAAACTTCCTCTAATCGGCAACCTCCACCAGCTAAGTCGTCATCCCCACCTCTGTTTCCACCGCCTCTACCAAAAGTTCGGCCCCATCATCCTCCTTCAACTCGGACAAATCCCAACTCTCATAATCTCATCACCAAAAATCGCCAAAGAAGCTTTCAAAACCCACGACCTCTCCTTCTCAAGCCGCCCCCTTCTCTTTTCCGCCCAACACGTCACCTACAACTGCACCGACATTGCATTTTCCCCTTACGGCTCTTACTGGCGCCAAGTCAGAAAAATATGCATCCTCCAACTCCTTAATGCCAAAAGGGTCCAATCCTTTGCCTTCATTCGACAACAAGAAGTTGCCCGTTTGGTTAACAGAATCTCCCACTCCACCGATCACGTGGATCTCACGAGCCTCTTGGCAATATATGCCAATGATGTGCTCTGTCGAATGGCGCTTGGGAGGGAATTTTCCACCGGTGGTGAGTACCATCTTCATGGCATTCAAGAGTTACTCGAAGAGTATCAGGTTTTGCTTGGAGGATTCTCTTTTGCGGATTTGTTCCCTTCTTTGTCGTTTATCAGTACGCTAACGGGGACAAAATCGAGGCTTGTGAAGACGTTTAAAGCGTTCGATAAGTTAGTTGATAAAGTAATTGCTGAACATCAGAGTCCCGACCGTGAGAAACTTGGACAATCTAAGGATCTTGTTGATGTTTTGCTTGATATACAGAAGAATGGTTTTGAAGACAAATTTTTCCTTACTATGGATAACGTCAAAGGCATTATTTTG GATATGTTCGTTGCAGGAACTGACACGACTTTCATAGCTCTTGACTGGGGGATGACGGAGCTCATAACACACCCAAATGCCATGAAAAGAGCACAAAGTGAAATTCGAAGAGTGGTTGGTGATAGAAGAAATGTAACAGACAGTGATGTTTTAGAAATGCCTTATTTGAAAGCTGTGGTTAAAGAGGTACTCCGATTGCATCCACCAGTGCCGGTTTCGACTCCAAGAGAAACTATAGAAGATGTGAGGATTGAAGGGTATGATATTCCAGCTAAAACAAGGGTTTTTGTGAATGTTTGGGCAATTGGGAGAGACCCAGAATCATGGAAGGATCCAGAAACTTTTGAGCCAGAAAGGTTTTTGGAGAGTGAAGTTGATTACAAAgggttgaattttgaattcataCCATTTGGAGCTGGAAGAAGGATTTGTCCAGGTATTACTATGGGGATCGCCACGATTGAGCTTGGTTTGGCTCAGATTTTGCATAGCTTTGATTGGGAACTTCCTAATGGAGTTGAAGCTAAAGATTTGGATATGACTGAAGTTTTTGGTATCACAATGCATAGAAAAGCCCACTTGGAGGTTGTGGCAAAGTCGTACTTTGCCTCGTCCCTCTCCAAATAA